Proteins found in one Zea mays cultivar B73 chromosome 1, Zm-B73-REFERENCE-NAM-5.0, whole genome shotgun sequence genomic segment:
- the LOC100277845 gene encoding uncharacterized protein isoform X1 — MPSTAEDFPAIRKLGKLFRLTEVYLWDDSYGAGPHDGQKNGRSAEAALVDSHTDKTCNEASNSTDKGHFFVEDLELVNLMGSLGLPVSFSTSKVNKNTCNKGKKKGRQAPLKAANTQINDAVRICINTEDRENSVESLDAMEQTHSCNLFVTPLGQNEPSRDDTDKRLREDSSCVEEQEESGCSTIYSAGKAPGCDAKNHLTELGAFELSDNLANSAKEEYSIQENQAYESVLLDSEEMSRNDCVDDESTHSCVGIYQDERVSTRGDQTSEETLSVPHDYNDVGREASLSLAEPSSIDEHAQSSANNFYYDYGEWRVIWDPFYNRYYFYNIQTQESTWCPPEGLEDFASYCSPDTTKELAELGSQCSSMAPQENNLATHVNHLEAQEQDHCIHDLSDIPVEKPIYQSMITTSDKAQHTENKYSDSTTTVLEMNQEVASTKTKKRVRRSRSYHSCQDMAGNVSNDIIKYWAQRYSLFSLFDSGIKMDEVGWFSVTPEPIAKHHASRVGAGVMIDCFTGVGGNAIQFAKKCKHVIAVDIDPQKIDCAHHNASIYGVNDHIDFIVGDFIHIAPHLKGETAFMSPPWGGPDYAKVDVYDMKSMLIPCDGKRSDRRWDAILYGSGSMKINGTTNRRLRAG, encoded by the exons ATGCCGTCGACGGCGGAGGATTTCCCGGCGATAAGGAAGCTGGGGAAGCTCTTCCGGCTTACCGAAGTGTACCTCTG GGACGATTCGTATGGCGCTGGACCTCACGATGGACAGAAGAACGGGCGCTCGGCGGAGGCTGCTCTCGTG GACTCTCATACAGATAAAACATGCAATGAAGCATCCAATAGCACTGACAAAG GCCAtttctttgttgaagatttggaaTTGGTCAATCTCATGGGTTCTTTGGGGCTTCCTGTTTCATTCAGCACAAGTAAAGTG AACAAGAACACATGCAACAAGGGAAAGAAAAAAGGAAGACAAGCACCGCTCAAAGCAGCAAACACTCAAATCAATGATGCTGTGAGGATATGTATCAATACTGAAGATAGAGAAAATTCTGTTGAATCATTGGATGCTATGGAGCAAACGCACTCATGCAATTTATTTGTGACACCACTGGGTCAAAATGAACCCTCCCGTGATGACACTGACAAGAGGCTTAGGGAAGACAGCTCTTGTGTTGAAGAACAAGAAGAGTCTGGCTGTAGCACCATCTACTCTGCTGGCAAAGCCCCTGGCTGTGATGCTAAAAATCATCTCACTGAACTTGGGGCTTTTGAGCTTTCTGATAACTTGGCCAACTCAGCAAAAGAAGAATACTCAATTCAAGAAAATCAAGCTTATGAAAGTGTGTTGCTAGATTCTGAAGAGATGTCAAGGAATGACTGTGTTGATGATGAATCTACACATTCCTGTGTTGGCAtttatcaggatgaaagagtgtcCACAAGGGGAGATCAAACATCTGAAGAAACTCTATCAGTACCCCATGATTACAATGATGTTGGCAGAGAAGCTAGTCTAAGTTTGGCAGAGCCATCATCTATTGATGAGCATGCACAAAGCTCTGCCAACAACTTTTACTATGACTATGGTGAATGGAGGGTTATCTGGGATCCATTCTATAATCGGTATTATTTTTACAACATCCAGACACAAGAGTCCACATGGTGTCCTCCTGAAGGACTGGAGGATTTTGCATCATATTGTAGCCCAGATACCACTAAAGAGCTAGCTGAACTGGGATCTCAGTGTTCAAGCATGGCACCACAAGAGAACA ATCTGGCTACTCATGTCAATCATTTAGAAGCACAGGAGCAAGATCACTGCATTCATGATTTATCTGACATTCCTGTTGAAAAGCCAATATATCAAAG TATGATAACTACCTCTGACAAAGCACAGCACACTGAAAATAAGTACAGCGATTCAACAACTACTGTGTTAGAGATGAACCAGGAAGTTGCTAGCACCAAAACGAAAAAGAGAGTAAGGAGATCTCGATCGT ATCATTCATGCCAAGACATGGCAGGGAACGTCTCTAATGACATCATCAAGTACTGGGCTCAGCGGTATTCACTTTTCTCACTTTTTGATAGTGGTATAAAGATGGATGAAGTAGGGTGGTTTTCAGTTACGCCAGAGCCAATTGCAAAGCATCATGCATCTCGTGTGGGTGCGGGAGTAATGATTGATTGTTTCACAGGAGTTGGTGGAAATGCCATCCAATTTGCCAAAAA GTGCAAGCATGTAATTGCAGTTGATATTGATCCACAAAAGATTGATTGCGCGCATCATAATGCATCCATTTATGGAGTAAATGATCACATAGATTTCATTGTAGGTGATTTTATACATATAGCTCCTCATCTGAAG GGAGAAACTGCTTTCATGTCGCCTCCTTGGGGTGGCCCTGACTATGCCAAAGTTGATGTTTATGATATGAAAAGCATGCTTATTCCTTGTGATGG
- the LOC100277845 gene encoding uncharacterized protein LOC100277845 → MPSTAEDFPAIRKLGKLFRLTEVYLWDDSYGAGPHDGQKNGRSAEAALVDSHTDKTCNEASNSTDKGHFFVEDLELVNLMGSLGLPVSFSTSKVNKNTCNKGKKKGRQAPLKAANTQINDAVRICINTEDRENSVESLDAMEQTHSCNLFVTPLGQNEPSRDDTDKRLREDSSCVEEQEESGCSTIYSAGKAPGCDAKNHLTELGAFELSDNLANSAKEEYSIQENQAYESVLLDSEEMSRNDCVDDESTHSCVGIYQDERVSTRGDQTSEETLSVPHDYNDVGREASLSLAEPSSIDEHAQSSANNFYYDYGEWRVIWDPFYNRYYFYNIQTQESTWCPPEGLEDFASYCSPDTTKELAELGSQCSSMAPQENNLATHVNHLEAQEQDHCIHDLSDIPVEKPIYQSMITTSDKAQHTENKYSDSTTTVLEMNQEVASTKTKKRVRRSRSYHSCQDMAGNVSNDIIKYWAQRYSLFSLFDSGIKMDEVGWFSVTPEPIAKHHASRVGAGVMIDCFTGVGGNAIQFAKKCKHVIAVDIDPQKIDCAHHNASIYGVNDHIDFIVGDFIHIAPHLKGETAFMSPPWGGPDYAKVDVYDMKSMLIPCDGYSLFKLGTMIASRVVMFLPRNIDLNQLADMSLSVDPPWAVEVEKNFLNGKLKAITAYFEEQDR, encoded by the exons ATGCCGTCGACGGCGGAGGATTTCCCGGCGATAAGGAAGCTGGGGAAGCTCTTCCGGCTTACCGAAGTGTACCTCTG GGACGATTCGTATGGCGCTGGACCTCACGATGGACAGAAGAACGGGCGCTCGGCGGAGGCTGCTCTCGTG GACTCTCATACAGATAAAACATGCAATGAAGCATCCAATAGCACTGACAAAG GCCAtttctttgttgaagatttggaaTTGGTCAATCTCATGGGTTCTTTGGGGCTTCCTGTTTCATTCAGCACAAGTAAAGTG AACAAGAACACATGCAACAAGGGAAAGAAAAAAGGAAGACAAGCACCGCTCAAAGCAGCAAACACTCAAATCAATGATGCTGTGAGGATATGTATCAATACTGAAGATAGAGAAAATTCTGTTGAATCATTGGATGCTATGGAGCAAACGCACTCATGCAATTTATTTGTGACACCACTGGGTCAAAATGAACCCTCCCGTGATGACACTGACAAGAGGCTTAGGGAAGACAGCTCTTGTGTTGAAGAACAAGAAGAGTCTGGCTGTAGCACCATCTACTCTGCTGGCAAAGCCCCTGGCTGTGATGCTAAAAATCATCTCACTGAACTTGGGGCTTTTGAGCTTTCTGATAACTTGGCCAACTCAGCAAAAGAAGAATACTCAATTCAAGAAAATCAAGCTTATGAAAGTGTGTTGCTAGATTCTGAAGAGATGTCAAGGAATGACTGTGTTGATGATGAATCTACACATTCCTGTGTTGGCAtttatcaggatgaaagagtgtcCACAAGGGGAGATCAAACATCTGAAGAAACTCTATCAGTACCCCATGATTACAATGATGTTGGCAGAGAAGCTAGTCTAAGTTTGGCAGAGCCATCATCTATTGATGAGCATGCACAAAGCTCTGCCAACAACTTTTACTATGACTATGGTGAATGGAGGGTTATCTGGGATCCATTCTATAATCGGTATTATTTTTACAACATCCAGACACAAGAGTCCACATGGTGTCCTCCTGAAGGACTGGAGGATTTTGCATCATATTGTAGCCCAGATACCACTAAAGAGCTAGCTGAACTGGGATCTCAGTGTTCAAGCATGGCACCACAAGAGAACA ATCTGGCTACTCATGTCAATCATTTAGAAGCACAGGAGCAAGATCACTGCATTCATGATTTATCTGACATTCCTGTTGAAAAGCCAATATATCAAAG TATGATAACTACCTCTGACAAAGCACAGCACACTGAAAATAAGTACAGCGATTCAACAACTACTGTGTTAGAGATGAACCAGGAAGTTGCTAGCACCAAAACGAAAAAGAGAGTAAGGAGATCTCGATCGT ATCATTCATGCCAAGACATGGCAGGGAACGTCTCTAATGACATCATCAAGTACTGGGCTCAGCGGTATTCACTTTTCTCACTTTTTGATAGTGGTATAAAGATGGATGAAGTAGGGTGGTTTTCAGTTACGCCAGAGCCAATTGCAAAGCATCATGCATCTCGTGTGGGTGCGGGAGTAATGATTGATTGTTTCACAGGAGTTGGTGGAAATGCCATCCAATTTGCCAAAAA GTGCAAGCATGTAATTGCAGTTGATATTGATCCACAAAAGATTGATTGCGCGCATCATAATGCATCCATTTATGGAGTAAATGATCACATAGATTTCATTGTAGGTGATTTTATACATATAGCTCCTCATCTGAAG GGAGAAACTGCTTTCATGTCGCCTCCTTGGGGTGGCCCTGACTATGCCAAAGTTGATGTTTATGATATGAAAAGCATGCTTATTCCTTGTGATGG